A single window of Paroedura picta isolate Pp20150507F chromosome 8, Ppicta_v3.0, whole genome shotgun sequence DNA harbors:
- the RHBDD1 gene encoding rhomboid-related protein 4, with translation MQRRSKSTNVGLILLLSQIYQVGFSRIPPVTLVTLAINIFLFLQPLKRLDQTCISVEKCLYMKDWHRLYLSPFHHADDWHLYFNMVSLLWKGIKLERRLGSAWFGYIIAVFSLLIAVVYIILEIVLAELLNNPIFKLHCAVGFSGVLFALKVLNNYYHPGGMSNIMGIYVSNRYACWLELLAIHLLNPGSSFAGHLAGILVGLMYTKGPLKTVMETCADVLTSDFSGRRNGYSTGDFNYSGYPSYTPRDYNVYTDGMSEEEQFERAMRNSLNDRDHSSRHYSEERRPYGFWLPPEYDNREHS, from the exons ATGCAGCGGAGAAGCAAATCAACAAATGTTGGATTGATTCTGTTACTTTCTCAGATCTATCAAGTTGGATTTTCCAGAATTCCACCTGTCACACTGGTGACTTTGGCAATAAacatttttctctttttgcaACCACTGAAACGACTCGATCAAACATGCATTAGCGTTGAAAAGTGTCTTTACATGAAAGATTGGCATCGTTTGTATCTTTCCCCGTTTCATCATGCAGATGACTggcatttatattttaatatgGTCTCTCTGCTTTGGAAGGGTATTAAACTGGAAAGAAGGCTTGGCAGTGCATGGTTTGGATATATAATTGCAGTATTTTCTCTGCTAATTGcagttgtatatattattttggAAATTGTACTTGCAGAACTTCTGAATAATCCTATATTCAAGCTACATTGCGCTGTAGGTTTTTCAG GAGTGTTATTTGCTTTGAAAGTTCTCAACAACTATTATCACCCTGGAGGAATGAGCAACATCATGGGAATATATGTGTCAAATAGATATGCATGTTGGTTGGAACTTCTAGCAATTCATTTACTCAACCCAGG gagctcttttgCAGGACACCTGGCAGGTATTCTTGTTGGGCTGATGTATACCAAAGGACCTCTGAAGACGGTCATGGAAACATGTGCAG ATGTACTTACCTCTGACTTTTCAGGACGAAGGAATGGCTACAGTACAG GAGATTTTAATTATTCTGGCTATCCATCCTACACACCGAGAGACTATAATGTGTACACTGATGGAATGAGCGAAGAGGAACAGTTTGAAAGGGCAATGAGAAACAGTCTGAATGACAGAG